One Longimicrobiales bacterium DNA window includes the following coding sequences:
- a CDS encoding Rrf2 family transcriptional regulator, whose translation MILSKTAVYALKATLYLAEQAYGEPVRVDDISAALDVPRNYLSKILHVLARGNVLDSTRGPKGDFHLARRPEEMTLEDVIEHFDHLVSGSACLLGRSECSDTNPCAAHDRWKSTSVAVRTFFRETTVANLAHTGVLPA comes from the coding sequence ATGATTCTCTCAAAAACTGCCGTCTACGCACTCAAGGCGACGCTGTATCTCGCTGAGCAAGCATACGGAGAGCCCGTGCGAGTTGACGATATTTCGGCTGCCTTGGACGTCCCGCGGAACTACCTCTCCAAGATTCTGCACGTTCTGGCGCGCGGTAACGTGCTGGATTCGACTCGAGGCCCCAAGGGTGACTTCCACCTGGCCCGGCGGCCTGAAGAGATGACCCTCGAAGACGTTATTGAACATTTTGACCACCTCGTTAGCGGTTCTGCATGCCTATTGGGTCGCAGCGAATGCAGCGATACGAACCCGTGCGCCGCGCACGACCGATGGAAGAGCACTTCGGTCGCGGTCCGCACCTTTTTTCGTGAAACAACAGTTGCGAACCTCGCCCATACGGGAGTACTGCCAGCCTAG
- a CDS encoding PQQ-dependent sugar dehydrogenase, translating to MEWVAVAEGLEAPVYAVSPPGDPRLFVIEQPGRIRVIRDGSLVSVPFLDITDRVGYGGERGLLGLAFDPDYRATGRFWVYYTNTAGNTVLEEYRDVDRSDRADPSSGKFYLEIEQPFSNHNGGQLEFGPDGMLYVGVGDGGGAGDPDENGQDPATLLGSILRLDVLDRLGPPYEIPSDNPFVGDTSRRAEVWHYGLRNPWRFSFDTNSGGHMYVADVGQNRWEEINVVSIAVPAHNFGWNTMEGSECFGGASCEGEGFTFPLAVYSHGDGCSVTGGYVYRGLEIPDLLGRYVYSDYCGGWLRSFRLGTNGQATDPLLLVEERAGAVTSLGEDARGEIYATLLDGRVLRLTLKK from the coding sequence GTGGAGTGGGTCGCAGTGGCTGAGGGGCTCGAGGCTCCCGTCTACGCGGTGTCTCCTCCGGGTGACCCCCGCCTGTTCGTTATAGAACAACCTGGCCGCATCCGAGTGATACGAGATGGGTCCCTGGTCTCGGTCCCATTTCTCGACATCACAGACCGAGTTGGCTACGGCGGCGAGCGGGGCCTCCTGGGACTCGCGTTCGATCCAGATTACCGGGCGACTGGGCGGTTCTGGGTGTACTACACGAACACCGCTGGGAATACAGTCCTCGAGGAGTACCGCGATGTGGACCGGAGTGATCGGGCGGACCCTTCCAGCGGGAAGTTCTACCTTGAGATCGAGCAGCCATTCTCGAACCACAACGGAGGACAACTCGAATTCGGGCCCGACGGGATGCTCTACGTTGGGGTCGGAGATGGAGGTGGAGCGGGAGACCCCGATGAGAACGGCCAAGATCCCGCCACCCTACTCGGTTCGATTCTCCGCTTAGACGTACTGGACCGGCTCGGCCCTCCTTATGAGATCCCCTCGGACAACCCGTTCGTCGGTGACACCTCCCGCCGAGCCGAGGTTTGGCACTATGGGCTCCGGAATCCATGGAGATTCTCGTTCGATACAAACTCCGGCGGGCACATGTACGTCGCGGATGTTGGGCAGAACCGGTGGGAAGAGATCAACGTCGTGTCCATCGCGGTGCCGGCGCACAACTTCGGATGGAATACCATGGAGGGCTCGGAGTGCTTCGGTGGTGCCTCCTGTGAAGGAGAAGGGTTCACCTTCCCCCTAGCAGTCTACAGTCACGGCGACGGATGCTCCGTGACGGGCGGCTACGTCTACCGCGGGCTCGAGATCCCCGACCTACTCGGGAGGTACGTGTACTCCGACTACTGCGGAGGCTGGCTCCGGTCGTTCAGGTTGGGGACGAACGGCCAGGCAACCGATCCGCTGCTCCTGGTCGAGGAGCGGGCAGGCGCAGTGACGTCTCTTGGCGAGGACGCGCGGGGGGAGATCTACGCCACCCTACTGGATGGGCGGGTGCTCCGTCTGACCCTGAAGAAGTAG
- a CDS encoding ChaN family lipoprotein: MSVLTFFAVTLVAAPSLQGQHPEGTRSAPVEGADFRVYERDGDLASFADILAEIESFDVVLVGEQHDDLIGHGFQASLLGAAFQRVQAERLVVLSMEMFEHDVQYIVDEYLDGLISEDHFMSSARPWPDYEARYRPMVEIARAHGLPVVAANAPRRYVNRVSREGPESLSDLPASATQFLPPLPYPGPSDVYRAQWDAVMAASMEEMRAQMDSMAAAEPASEPMSVAGEDEPAEDEEGEREQHAYGMSPNVIYSQALWDAAMGHRVTSALSEHPGSLVLHMAGSFHVARGTGIPERIEDYRPGTRVLSIVMEAVEDIDAWDDDEHDGLGDYVILTKKPANPHSMPESN, from the coding sequence GTGTCGGTCCTGACTTTTTTCGCCGTGACTCTCGTGGCGGCGCCATCCCTTCAGGGTCAGCACCCCGAAGGCACGCGGAGCGCTCCGGTGGAAGGTGCGGACTTCCGTGTCTACGAACGTGACGGAGACCTCGCGTCGTTCGCTGACATCCTCGCCGAGATCGAGTCCTTCGACGTCGTTTTGGTAGGGGAACAGCACGACGACCTGATCGGGCATGGCTTCCAGGCGTCGCTTTTGGGAGCGGCGTTCCAGCGGGTGCAGGCCGAACGTTTGGTTGTTCTTTCCATGGAGATGTTTGAGCATGACGTCCAGTACATCGTGGACGAATATCTGGACGGCCTGATCTCGGAGGACCACTTCATGAGCAGTGCGCGCCCGTGGCCGGACTATGAAGCCAGGTACCGCCCCATGGTGGAGATCGCGCGAGCCCATGGCTTGCCAGTGGTCGCGGCGAATGCTCCCCGACGGTATGTGAACCGGGTTTCCCGTGAGGGGCCCGAATCCCTATCGGACCTGCCCGCTTCCGCGACGCAATTTCTCCCGCCGCTCCCGTATCCAGGCCCTTCGGATGTATATCGGGCCCAATGGGACGCCGTCATGGCCGCTTCGATGGAAGAAATGCGGGCGCAAATGGACTCGATGGCGGCGGCCGAGCCGGCTTCGGAGCCTATGTCCGTCGCAGGAGAGGACGAGCCTGCGGAAGACGAGGAAGGAGAACGGGAGCAACACGCCTACGGGATGAGCCCCAACGTGATCTACTCCCAAGCGCTCTGGGATGCCGCGATGGGTCACCGTGTCACGAGTGCGTTATCCGAACACCCGGGATCACTCGTTCTCCACATGGCCGGGTCCTTCCACGTCGCGCGGGGGACAGGAATTCCCGAGCGCATCGAGGATTATAGGCCGGGGACTAGGGTGCTCTCGATCGTCATGGAGGCTGTCGAGGACATCGACGCCTGGGACGACGACGAGCACGATGGGTTAGGCGACTATGTGATCCTCACCAAGAAGCCTGCGAACCCGCACTCGATGCCTGAGAGTAACTGA